One Kribbella sp. NBC_00662 genomic region harbors:
- a CDS encoding MarR family winged helix-turn-helix transcriptional regulator — MQLAQQPLVPGVERDAPAQEVLEGVSSLIRAVRCIEHRHLMPDGGLRRSDASVLKILHKGGEQRGGEIAAKLGVDASVVSRQVAALEADGLVSRRPDPADARVGLVSLAPAGQARLEALYSSYTQHLRAALADLDDDALLSAAETMQRIAHAITEINQVVRRTQSTGD, encoded by the coding sequence ATGCAACTAGCTCAGCAACCCCTTGTCCCGGGGGTAGAGCGGGACGCGCCGGCGCAGGAGGTTCTCGAAGGGGTCAGTTCGCTCATCCGCGCGGTGCGATGTATCGAACACCGGCATCTGATGCCCGACGGTGGGCTGCGGCGGTCCGACGCGAGTGTGCTCAAGATCCTGCACAAGGGCGGTGAGCAGCGCGGTGGCGAGATCGCCGCGAAGCTCGGCGTCGACGCGTCGGTGGTGAGCCGGCAGGTGGCCGCGCTGGAGGCCGACGGACTGGTGAGCCGTCGACCCGATCCGGCCGATGCCCGGGTCGGGCTGGTCAGCCTGGCACCCGCCGGGCAGGCCCGCCTGGAGGCCCTCTACTCGTCCTACACCCAGCACCTTCGTGCCGCCCTGGCGGATCTCGACGACGACGCGCTGCTGTCCGCTGCGGAGACCATGCAGCGGATCGCGCACGCCATCACCGAGATCAACCAGGTCGTGAGGCGCACACAATCGACTGGAGACTGA
- a CDS encoding aminopeptidase codes for MDNELLERFADLVVRVGVNVQPGQGVVINADIAQAEIARAVVERAYVAGAKWVEVLWTDGLVRRSDLTHSDLDTLTADRPWALERIRGWKEQGIATIALTGTPDSGLYAGIDPARVAAVRKQEMSARQQAVMSGRWRWTVIAAPNAGWATQVYGEPDVDRLSEAVARAMRLDEADPVAAWRERSAVLAERCAALDKLQITELHYTGEGTDLTVGLLPDCCWTGGSVTDPAGIAYLPNIPTEEVFTSPDRRRADGVARVTKPVVIAGQLVEGLQLTFAGGRITDVDATTGADLVRAQLDVDPGARSLGEVALVDKDSRVAQAGVVFHNTLFDENAGSHIAWGQSFPFAVADGMQLTPDERTERGLNTATVHTDVVLGGDGLTVTAATPDGPVVLLRDDVWVLGG; via the coding sequence ATGGACAATGAGCTGCTGGAGCGCTTCGCCGACTTGGTCGTCCGCGTCGGCGTGAACGTCCAACCGGGGCAGGGCGTCGTCATCAACGCCGATATCGCCCAGGCTGAGATCGCCAGGGCCGTGGTCGAGCGTGCCTACGTCGCCGGGGCGAAGTGGGTCGAGGTGCTCTGGACCGACGGGCTCGTACGCCGCTCGGATCTGACCCACTCGGACCTGGACACGCTGACGGCCGACCGCCCGTGGGCGCTGGAGCGGATCCGCGGTTGGAAAGAGCAGGGGATCGCAACGATCGCCCTGACCGGTACGCCGGACTCCGGCCTGTACGCCGGGATCGATCCCGCGCGGGTGGCCGCCGTACGGAAGCAGGAAATGTCCGCGAGGCAGCAGGCGGTGATGAGCGGACGGTGGCGCTGGACCGTTATCGCCGCGCCGAACGCCGGCTGGGCGACCCAGGTGTACGGCGAACCCGACGTCGACCGGCTCTCGGAGGCGGTCGCTCGGGCGATGCGGCTCGACGAGGCCGATCCGGTCGCCGCCTGGCGGGAGCGGTCCGCCGTACTGGCCGAGCGGTGTGCGGCCCTCGACAAGCTGCAGATCACCGAGCTCCACTACACCGGCGAAGGCACGGACCTGACGGTCGGCCTGCTGCCCGATTGTTGTTGGACGGGCGGGTCGGTGACCGACCCGGCGGGTATCGCGTACCTACCGAACATCCCGACCGAGGAGGTCTTCACCAGCCCCGACCGCCGGCGCGCGGACGGCGTCGCGCGGGTGACCAAGCCGGTCGTCATCGCGGGCCAACTCGTGGAAGGACTGCAGCTCACCTTCGCCGGCGGCCGGATCACGGACGTCGACGCGACGACCGGCGCCGATCTGGTCCGGGCTCAGCTCGACGTCGACCCCGGAGCCCGCAGTCTCGGCGAGGTCGCCCTGGTCGACAAGGACTCGCGGGTGGCGCAGGCGGGTGTCGTCTTCCACAACACGCTGTTCGACGAGAACGCCGGCAGTCACATCGCCTGGGGACAGAGCTTCCCGTTCGCTGTTGCCGACGGCATGCAGTTGACACCCGACGAGCGGACCGAGCGGGGACTGAACACCGCGACCGTTCACACCGACGTCGTTCTGGGCGGCGACGGACTGACGGTCACCGCGGCGACACCCGACGGGCCGGTCGTCCTGCTGCGTGACGACGTCTGGGTCCTGGGAGGCTGA
- the dacB gene encoding D-alanyl-D-alanine carboxypeptidase/D-alanyl-D-alanine-endopeptidase: MSHLPRVSGRGLVAAVAAVAAVAGGVVGQSAGAPAAVQETALQQRLDSLLNDSRYDGSQVELVVRDAVTGETLYNRNGDQRMLPASNTKLFTSTAAMHVLGPSYRFHTDVLATAPVRGGKLRGDLYLKGYGDPTALESDYVGLAKQLKAAGVRRVDGDLIADDSYFDHVRLGDSWAWDDEPFYYNAQISALTLAPNTDYDSGTAIVESLPGATAGAPLKLNMVPANGVLKVINTATTGAAGTSNTLNVERDHGTNVVRVSGSMPLGASVDQEWVTVWEPELYAADVFRRALTAQGISVSGHIKNATTPTGASRLARDESMTVGELLTPFLKLSNNMHAETLVKTMGAVVEADGSWPAGLDVVTNYAKSVGVDTSRIRLSDGSGLSRKVNVTGDAITDILIAARKEPWFQQWYDALPIAGNPDRFVGGTLRSRMLNTPAANNLHGKTGSLTGVTALSGYVSDKDGRKLVFSMISNNYLNSPRSIEDAVGVTLASWSDQGTPPAAVTNNLKTAQPTCDLEWDKAC; this comes from the coding sequence GTGAGTCATTTACCGAGAGTGTCGGGGCGCGGGTTGGTCGCCGCGGTGGCCGCTGTCGCGGCCGTCGCCGGTGGCGTGGTGGGACAGTCGGCCGGTGCGCCGGCCGCAGTACAGGAGACAGCGCTGCAGCAGCGGCTCGACAGCCTGCTGAACGACAGCCGGTACGACGGTTCGCAGGTCGAGCTCGTGGTCCGCGACGCGGTCACCGGCGAGACGCTGTACAACCGCAACGGCGACCAGCGGATGCTGCCCGCCTCGAACACCAAGCTGTTCACCTCGACGGCCGCGATGCATGTGCTCGGCCCGTCGTACCGCTTCCACACCGACGTACTCGCCACCGCACCCGTCCGCGGTGGGAAGCTGCGTGGTGACCTCTACCTGAAGGGGTACGGCGACCCGACCGCGCTCGAGTCCGACTACGTCGGCCTGGCCAAGCAGCTCAAGGCGGCCGGCGTACGGCGGGTCGACGGCGACCTGATCGCGGACGACTCGTACTTCGACCACGTCCGGCTCGGTGACAGCTGGGCCTGGGACGACGAGCCGTTCTACTACAACGCCCAGATCTCCGCGCTGACGCTCGCGCCGAACACCGACTACGACTCCGGTACGGCGATCGTCGAGAGCCTGCCCGGCGCCACGGCCGGGGCGCCGCTCAAGCTGAACATGGTCCCGGCGAACGGCGTACTCAAGGTGATCAACACCGCGACGACCGGCGCCGCGGGTACGTCGAACACGCTCAACGTCGAGCGCGACCACGGGACGAACGTCGTCCGGGTGAGTGGCTCGATGCCGCTCGGTGCCTCGGTCGACCAGGAGTGGGTGACCGTCTGGGAGCCCGAGCTCTACGCGGCTGACGTGTTCCGCCGGGCGCTGACCGCGCAGGGCATCTCGGTCAGCGGCCACATCAAGAACGCGACCACTCCGACGGGGGCGTCGCGCTTGGCGCGGGACGAGTCGATGACCGTGGGCGAACTGCTCACGCCGTTCCTCAAGCTCTCGAACAACATGCACGCCGAGACGCTGGTGAAGACGATGGGCGCCGTCGTCGAGGCCGACGGCAGCTGGCCTGCCGGCCTGGACGTGGTGACGAACTACGCCAAGAGCGTCGGCGTCGACACCAGCCGGATCCGGCTGTCCGACGGCTCCGGCCTGTCCCGCAAGGTGAACGTGACCGGTGACGCGATCACCGACATCCTGATCGCCGCGCGGAAGGAACCGTGGTTCCAGCAGTGGTACGACGCCCTGCCGATCGCGGGCAACCCGGACCGATTCGTCGGCGGCACCCTCCGCAGCCGGATGCTGAACACGCCGGCCGCCAACAACCTGCACGGCAAGACCGGATCGCTCACCGGCGTGACCGCGCTGTCCGGCTACGTCTCCGACAAGGACGGCCGCAAGCTGGTGTTCTCGATGATCAGCAACAACTACTTGAACAGCCCACGCTCGATCGAGGACGCCGTCGGCGTCACGCTCGCGTCGTGGTCCGACCAGGGCACTCCCCCGGCCGCGGTCACCAACAACCTGAAGACCGCCCAGCCCACGTGCGACCTGGAGTGGGACAAGGCCTGCTAA
- a CDS encoding sigma factor-like helix-turn-helix DNA-binding protein: protein MDDPRADIATLYRQTWPRLIGVLVSIGASRVDAELIAQEAYAKLFGRWDAICRFEDPEAWVRGVAVRTVVGRLGRRQVVARALARLNGGAPRRGPAGDVAGALAGMTPEQRAVVVLHEVMELPVDQIAVDLELPIGGVNARLARAWRALGLVHEDA from the coding sequence GTGGATGACCCGAGAGCGGACATCGCAACGCTGTACCGCCAGACCTGGCCGCGGCTGATCGGCGTACTGGTGTCCATCGGGGCGTCGCGGGTGGACGCCGAGCTGATAGCGCAGGAGGCCTACGCGAAGCTGTTCGGTCGCTGGGACGCGATCTGCCGGTTCGAGGATCCGGAGGCGTGGGTGCGCGGGGTCGCCGTGCGGACGGTTGTCGGTCGGTTGGGTCGTCGGCAGGTGGTGGCCCGGGCGTTGGCGCGGCTCAACGGCGGTGCCCCGCGTCGAGGGCCGGCTGGAGATGTGGCCGGCGCGCTGGCCGGGATGACGCCTGAGCAGCGGGCGGTCGTCGTACTGCATGAGGTGATGGAGTTGCCCGTCGACCAGATCGCTGTGGACCTGGAGCTTCCGATCGGTGGGGTGAACGCGCGGTTGGCGCGGGCGTGGCGGGCACTCGGGCTGGTGCATGAGGATGCGTGA
- the hisF gene encoding imidazole glycerol phosphate synthase subunit HisF, with protein MSLAVRVIPCLDVDAGRVVKGVNFADLRDAGDPVEMAQVYDAEGADELTFLDITASSGSRETTYDVVGRTAEQVFIPLTVGGGVREVGDVDRLLRAGADKVGINTGAIARPDVIREIAHRFGNQVLVLSLDVRRSADQPSGFEVTTHGGRKSAGLDAIEWAKRGCELGAGEILLNSMDADGTKQGFDLELIKAVRAVVDVPLIASGGAGAPEHFPPAVEAGADAVLAASVFHFGDFRIADVKKALRDAGIVVR; from the coding sequence GTGAGCCTTGCCGTACGAGTTATCCCGTGCCTGGACGTCGATGCCGGCCGTGTCGTGAAGGGCGTGAACTTCGCCGACCTGCGGGACGCCGGCGACCCGGTCGAGATGGCGCAGGTGTACGACGCGGAGGGTGCCGACGAGCTCACGTTCCTCGACATCACCGCGTCGTCCGGTTCGCGTGAGACGACGTACGACGTGGTCGGCCGGACCGCCGAGCAGGTGTTCATCCCGCTGACCGTGGGCGGCGGCGTCCGCGAGGTGGGCGACGTCGACCGGCTGCTCCGGGCCGGGGCGGACAAGGTCGGTATCAACACCGGCGCGATCGCTCGGCCGGACGTGATCCGCGAGATCGCGCACCGGTTCGGCAACCAGGTCCTGGTCCTGTCCCTCGACGTACGGCGGTCCGCGGACCAGCCGAGCGGGTTCGAGGTGACGACCCACGGCGGGCGGAAGTCGGCCGGGCTGGACGCGATCGAGTGGGCCAAGCGGGGGTGCGAGCTGGGCGCAGGCGAGATCCTGCTGAACTCGATGGACGCGGACGGGACCAAGCAGGGGTTCGACCTCGAGCTGATCAAAGCTGTGCGCGCGGTGGTCGACGTACCGCTGATCGCCAGCGGGGGAGCGGGGGCACCGGAGCACTTCCCGCCCGCGGTCGAGGCCGGAGCGGACGCAGTACTCGCGGCCAGCGTGTTCCACTTCGGCGACTTCCGGATCGCCGACGTGAAGAAGGCCCTCCGCGACGCGGGGATCGTGGTCCGATGA
- a CDS encoding ArsR/SmtB family transcription factor codes for MSLRNPYGDFEITDPQAMRALAHPVRLAALSYLQKNGPATATQLSEHVGASPSVTSWHLRHLANFGLVVDGPPPSGSDRRQRWWNAVAHGFRYAMPDTPEGAEAGRLLRAELMNQALEAAQHWLVETEPHLAPEWSRLAGSANTLLVITPEEAEELESAIEQLFAPYVQRRDANQTPDDAHPVRYVRISLPEATDSQ; via the coding sequence ATGTCTCTCAGAAATCCGTACGGCGATTTCGAGATCACCGACCCGCAGGCGATGCGCGCGTTGGCGCATCCAGTCCGGCTCGCTGCGCTCAGCTACCTGCAGAAGAACGGCCCGGCCACCGCGACCCAGCTGTCCGAGCACGTCGGCGCCTCCCCGTCGGTGACCAGCTGGCATCTGCGGCATCTGGCGAACTTCGGCCTGGTCGTCGACGGCCCGCCGCCGAGCGGCTCCGACCGGCGGCAGCGCTGGTGGAACGCGGTCGCCCACGGATTCCGGTACGCGATGCCGGATACCCCGGAAGGCGCCGAGGCCGGCCGTCTGCTCCGGGCCGAGCTGATGAACCAGGCGCTCGAGGCGGCCCAGCACTGGCTGGTGGAGACCGAGCCGCACCTCGCCCCGGAGTGGAGCCGGCTGGCGGGATCGGCGAACACGCTGCTGGTGATCACCCCCGAAGAGGCCGAGGAGCTCGAGTCCGCGATCGAGCAGCTGTTCGCGCCGTACGTCCAGCGCCGCGATGCCAACCAGACGCCCGACGACGCACACCCGGTCCGCTACGTCCGCATTTCCTTGCCTGAAGCAACGGACTCGCAATGA
- a CDS encoding MarR family winged helix-turn-helix transcriptional regulator, with protein MSTPAHVERSEEMVAAIEQELSALFRRSRSASLRLARRVHPEMDAAGYALISQIEMSTGNGAGVRASDIAEVLGLDKSTVSRGITQLETLGLIERVGDPDDGRARLLRLTTTGAERYEAMRTQRQTEFRAILDRWNPTDLSDLGRLLARLNTDLG; from the coding sequence ATGAGCACGCCGGCGCACGTCGAGCGCTCGGAGGAGATGGTCGCCGCCATCGAGCAGGAGCTGTCCGCACTGTTCCGCCGTTCGCGTTCCGCCTCGCTCCGGCTGGCGCGGCGCGTGCACCCCGAGATGGACGCCGCCGGGTACGCGCTGATCTCCCAGATCGAGATGAGCACCGGCAACGGCGCCGGCGTACGCGCCTCGGACATCGCCGAGGTCCTCGGCCTCGACAAGTCGACCGTCAGCCGCGGCATCACCCAGCTGGAGACCCTGGGCCTGATCGAACGCGTCGGCGACCCCGACGACGGCCGCGCCCGCCTGCTCCGCCTCACCACGACCGGCGCCGAGCGCTACGAAGCCATGCGCACCCAACGCCAAACCGAATTCCGCGCCATCCTCGACCGCTGGAACCCCACCGACCTCTCCGACCTGGGCCGCCTCCTCGCCCGCCTGAACACCGACCTCGGATAG
- a CDS encoding MDR family MFS transporter — translation MTVTETRPQTPAAPELTHREILEILIGLLAALFTAMLSSTIVSNALPTIIADLEGSQTQYTWVLTASLLATTVSTPIWGKLADLVSKKLLVQLAISVFVIGSALAGLSHSVPFLIGARVLQGLAMGGLMALAQAIIGAAIPPRSRGRYSGYMGAVMAVATVSGPLIGGVIVDTSWLGWRWCFYVCVPLAVISLVILQKYLHLPLIKREVRIDYVGAVLISIAASLPLLWVTFAGTDFAWMSWQSALFVGGTLLVGFVAVMVENRVKEPLVPLKVVRERTTALAIVASLAVGVAMFGSALFLGQYFQIARGYSPTEAGLLTIPMMLGSFVGSAGSGQLITRYGKWKRYLVSGGVLLLIGLLILGTIDHTSPYWYVGLGMLAMGLGMGMTMQNLVLAVQNTVDVREIGASSATVAFFRSLGGAVGVSALGAVLAAHVKTLIVAGLLAGPGGAEAARKLQEGGSGSTSLLDVGHLPPQLAELVRQSYGDATGRIFLIAAACAAVALIAVLFIKEVPLRKTVSKVDDVEDLADRAVHD, via the coding sequence ATGACTGTCACCGAGACCCGGCCGCAGACGCCCGCTGCGCCGGAACTCACCCACCGCGAGATCCTCGAGATCCTGATCGGCCTGCTCGCCGCGCTGTTCACGGCGATGCTGAGCTCGACGATCGTCAGCAATGCCCTGCCGACGATCATCGCCGACCTCGAGGGATCCCAGACGCAGTACACGTGGGTCCTCACCGCGAGCCTGTTGGCCACCACGGTGTCCACGCCGATCTGGGGCAAGCTCGCAGACCTGGTGAGCAAGAAACTGCTGGTCCAGCTGGCGATCTCGGTCTTCGTGATCGGGTCCGCGCTGGCCGGCCTGTCCCACAGCGTCCCGTTCCTGATCGGCGCCCGCGTCCTGCAGGGCCTGGCGATGGGCGGTCTGATGGCACTGGCCCAGGCCATCATCGGCGCCGCGATCCCACCCCGTTCGCGGGGCCGGTACTCCGGCTACATGGGTGCCGTGATGGCGGTCGCGACCGTCAGCGGCCCGCTCATCGGCGGCGTCATCGTCGACACCTCCTGGCTCGGCTGGCGCTGGTGTTTCTATGTCTGCGTCCCGCTGGCCGTGATCAGCCTGGTGATCCTGCAGAAGTACCTCCACCTCCCGCTGATCAAGCGTGAGGTCCGGATCGACTACGTCGGCGCCGTCCTGATCAGCATCGCGGCCAGCCTGCCGCTGCTGTGGGTCACGTTCGCCGGCACGGACTTCGCCTGGATGTCGTGGCAGTCCGCGCTGTTCGTCGGCGGCACGCTGCTCGTCGGGTTCGTCGCGGTCATGGTCGAGAACCGGGTGAAGGAGCCACTCGTCCCGCTGAAGGTCGTGCGGGAGCGGACCACCGCGCTGGCGATCGTCGCCAGCCTCGCGGTCGGCGTGGCGATGTTCGGCAGCGCGCTGTTCCTCGGGCAGTACTTCCAGATCGCCCGCGGTTACAGCCCGACCGAGGCCGGCCTGCTGACGATCCCGATGATGCTCGGTTCGTTCGTCGGGTCGGCGGGCTCCGGCCAGCTGATCACCCGCTACGGCAAGTGGAAGCGGTACCTGGTCTCCGGCGGCGTACTGCTGCTCATCGGTCTGCTCATCCTCGGCACGATCGACCACACCTCGCCGTACTGGTACGTCGGACTCGGCATGCTGGCGATGGGGCTCGGCATGGGCATGACCATGCAGAACCTGGTCCTCGCCGTGCAGAACACCGTGGACGTCCGGGAGATCGGCGCTTCGAGTGCGACCGTGGCGTTCTTCCGGAGCCTGGGTGGAGCGGTCGGCGTGTCCGCGCTGGGCGCAGTCCTCGCCGCTCACGTGAAGACGCTGATCGTGGCCGGCCTGCTCGCCGGTCCGGGTGGGGCCGAGGCGGCGCGCAAGCTGCAGGAGGGCGGGTCCGGCAGCACGAGCCTCCTGGACGTCGGTCACCTGCCGCCGCAGCTGGCCGAGCTGGTGCGACAGTCGTACGGCGACGCGACCGGGCGGATCTTCCTGATCGCGGCCGCGTGTGCTGCGGTCGCGCTGATCGCGGTGCTGTTCATCAAGGAGGTACCGCTGCGGAAGACCGTCAGCAAGGTCGACGACGTCGAGGACCTGGCGGACCGCGCAGTACACGACTAG
- a CDS encoding GNAT family N-acetyltransferase gives MTAVLPSSYTVRPPSREDAQALLELVSDYNTSVVGFADYTFEDAEDQLTEPGFDPARDGWLVFDGDALVGYGAVFGKGDHSQLDLDIVTMDLGVETYLLENVLRRSAEFAREYGHSSVQLDAVNYQADVARRDRLAGHGFQPGTTFHRMRIDHDGAVATPEVPAGVTVRRGAPDEAIRRAGHAVLNESFAGQFGFTPRSFEEWRAAQENFSAFDWSQLTLLELDGEVVAMRSCTSQFVEDENCGYIGRLGVLEKARGMGLAKFLLRDQFALDAAAGRAGTILHVDTNNPTPALGVYLSVGMQPTLVMEVLRHEVPA, from the coding sequence ATGACCGCCGTACTGCCGTCCTCGTACACCGTCCGCCCGCCGTCGAGGGAGGACGCGCAGGCGCTCCTCGAGTTGGTGTCGGACTACAACACCTCGGTGGTCGGGTTCGCCGACTACACCTTCGAGGACGCCGAGGATCAGCTCACCGAGCCTGGGTTCGATCCTGCGCGGGACGGCTGGCTGGTCTTCGACGGCGACGCGCTGGTCGGCTACGGCGCGGTCTTCGGCAAGGGCGACCACAGCCAGCTCGACCTGGACATCGTCACCATGGATCTCGGCGTGGAGACCTATCTGCTCGAGAACGTCCTCAGGCGGTCGGCGGAGTTCGCGCGGGAGTACGGGCATTCGTCCGTCCAGCTGGATGCGGTCAACTACCAGGCGGATGTCGCGCGCCGGGATCGCTTGGCCGGTCACGGTTTCCAGCCTGGTACGACGTTCCACCGGATGCGGATCGATCACGACGGAGCGGTCGCGACGCCGGAGGTTCCGGCCGGGGTGACGGTACGGCGGGGTGCTCCGGACGAGGCGATTCGGCGCGCGGGGCACGCCGTACTGAATGAGAGTTTCGCAGGGCAGTTCGGGTTCACCCCGCGGTCGTTCGAGGAGTGGCGGGCGGCGCAGGAGAACTTCTCGGCGTTCGACTGGTCGCAGCTGACGTTGCTCGAACTCGACGGTGAGGTCGTGGCGATGCGGTCGTGCACGAGCCAGTTCGTCGAGGACGAGAACTGCGGGTACATCGGACGGCTCGGCGTCCTTGAGAAGGCGCGTGGGATGGGCCTGGCGAAGTTCCTGCTCCGTGACCAGTTCGCGCTCGACGCGGCGGCCGGGCGAGCCGGCACGATCCTCCACGTCGACACCAACAACCCGACGCCGGCGCTCGGCGTCTACCTCTCGGTCGGCATGCAACCCACGCTCGTGATGGAGGTCCTGCGCCACGAGGTCCCCGCATGA
- a CDS encoding GNAT family N-acetyltransferase encodes MTLPAGHTSRPMVLEDAKPIAEHSAAYTSTLLGFPKHSPEDVANYLRDPAINLTTDGWVVLDPNGNYTGSATAMPVAGNTQLNIDILSNNPAILNWLLDQAEHRAHDLANPAGGVVLRVGVVRQDRLLPEVLAARGFAIGTSVQRMRIGFDGAVVAPATPEGVVVRRGALGEESRRAAHGVLVEAFAGQPEALPRPFEEWVESRESRSTFDWSQVTIVEVDGQAVGVTECNDNFVSTDNCGYVGRLAVVPSARGRGLAKFLLRTAFAADAAAGCDGTILHVDTGNPTPAVALYTGVGMRPDLISDIWQRTIQPA; translated from the coding sequence ATGACCCTGCCCGCCGGCCACACGTCCCGCCCGATGGTCCTGGAAGACGCCAAGCCCATCGCCGAGCACTCCGCGGCCTACACGTCCACCCTCCTGGGCTTCCCCAAACACAGCCCCGAAGACGTAGCCAACTACCTCCGCGACCCCGCCATCAACCTGACCACCGACGGCTGGGTAGTCCTCGACCCCAACGGCAACTACACCGGCTCAGCCACCGCCATGCCGGTCGCCGGCAACACCCAACTGAACATCGACATCCTCAGCAACAACCCAGCCATTCTCAACTGGCTCCTGGACCAAGCCGAACACCGAGCCCACGACCTCGCCAATCCCGCCGGTGGGGTTGTGTTGCGGGTGGGCGTGGTCCGGCAGGATCGGCTGCTGCCGGAGGTGCTGGCCGCTCGGGGGTTTGCGATCGGGACCTCTGTGCAGCGGATGCGGATTGGGTTTGACGGGGCGGTGGTGGCGCCTGCGACTCCTGAGGGGGTTGTTGTGCGGCGGGGGGCGCTGGGTGAGGAGAGCCGGCGGGCGGCGCACGGCGTGCTGGTGGAGGCGTTTGCGGGCCAGCCGGAGGCGTTGCCTCGGCCTTTCGAGGAGTGGGTGGAGTCTCGGGAGAGTCGGTCGACGTTCGACTGGTCTCAGGTGACGATCGTGGAAGTCGACGGGCAGGCGGTCGGCGTGACCGAGTGCAACGACAACTTCGTCAGCACCGACAACTGCGGGTACGTCGGCCGCCTGGCCGTCGTACCGTCCGCCCGCGGACGCGGCCTCGCCAAGTTCCTCCTGCGCACCGCATTCGCTGCCGACGCAGCGGCCGGATGCGACGGCACGATCCTCCACGTCGACACCGGCAACCCCACCCCGGCCGTCGCCCTCTACACCGGCGTCGGCATGCGCCCCGACCTGATCAGCGACATCTGGCAGAGAACGATCCAGCCGGCCTGA
- a CDS encoding MFS transporter, with the protein MSTLSATSLWRDRRFRTFWSAQTISEFGDRVTELALPLIAVTLLDASPSQVGFLTAAVWLPNIVSLFIGTWVDHRRDKRRLMIVADLSRSILLLTLPVAYWLDVLTLGQLYAIAILAGTAGVLFGTAYAAFFVRLVDRDQFLEANTKISATRSISFMGGPAVGGLLVQALTAPVAVVADALSFVFSAVQISRLKVTPGAHEESTEPFLERARAGMRYVLKHPYLSRSLGSATTVNFFNLIGMALLILFASRDLGLSAGIIGLAFGIGASGGLLGAVSAAPLSRIFGAGRVIAAGAVVFPGGMAFVLLAHGPVWMRAAALAAGEFVAAFAVMCFDVPLNSLQAAVTHDHMRSRVVGAFSSINYGIRPLGAVVGGFLGTWIGVRETLLVSAAGGMLAVLWLIGSPIVRTRELTGLEPPEL; encoded by the coding sequence ATGAGCACGCTCTCCGCCACCAGCCTGTGGCGCGACCGCCGCTTCCGCACGTTCTGGTCGGCACAGACCATCTCGGAGTTCGGCGACCGGGTGACCGAGCTCGCGCTGCCGCTGATCGCCGTCACCTTGCTCGACGCCTCCCCCAGCCAGGTCGGGTTCCTGACCGCCGCGGTCTGGCTGCCGAACATCGTGTCGCTGTTCATCGGCACCTGGGTCGATCACCGCCGCGACAAGCGCCGGCTGATGATCGTCGCCGACCTCTCCCGGAGCATCCTGCTCCTGACATTGCCGGTGGCTTACTGGCTCGACGTACTGACGCTCGGCCAGCTCTACGCGATCGCGATCCTGGCCGGCACGGCGGGCGTCCTGTTCGGGACGGCGTACGCAGCGTTCTTCGTCCGGCTGGTCGATCGGGACCAGTTCCTCGAGGCCAACACCAAGATCTCCGCGACCCGGTCGATCTCGTTCATGGGCGGACCCGCTGTCGGCGGCCTGCTCGTCCAAGCGCTCACCGCACCGGTCGCGGTCGTCGCCGACGCGCTGTCCTTTGTGTTCTCGGCGGTCCAGATCAGCCGGCTGAAGGTCACGCCGGGCGCGCACGAGGAGTCGACCGAGCCATTCCTCGAACGGGCCCGCGCCGGCATGCGCTACGTGCTGAAGCATCCGTACCTGAGCCGCAGCCTGGGCTCCGCGACCACCGTGAACTTCTTCAACCTGATCGGGATGGCACTGCTGATCCTGTTCGCCAGCCGTGACCTCGGACTGTCCGCCGGGATCATCGGCCTGGCCTTCGGCATCGGCGCATCGGGCGGACTGCTCGGTGCGGTCTCCGCGGCACCGCTGAGCCGGATCTTCGGGGCCGGCCGGGTGATCGCCGCCGGCGCGGTGGTGTTCCCCGGCGGAATGGCGTTCGTCCTGCTGGCGCACGGACCCGTCTGGATGCGCGCCGCCGCTCTCGCCGCGGGCGAGTTCGTCGCCGCGTTCGCGGTGATGTGTTTCGACGTACCGCTGAACTCGCTGCAGGCAGCGGTCACTCACGACCACATGCGGAGCCGGGTCGTCGGCGCCTTCAGCAGTATCAACTACGGCATCAGGCCGCTCGGCGCGGTCGTCGGAGGGTTCCTCGGCACCTGGATCGGTGTCCGTGAAACCCTCCTCGTCTCCGCAGCCGGCGGCATGCTTGCCGTGCTCTGGCTGATCGGCTCACCGATCGTCCGCACTCGCGAACTGACCGGCCTGGAGCCGCCTGAGCTTTAG